A part of Drosophila ananassae strain 14024-0371.13 chromosome 2R, ASM1763931v2, whole genome shotgun sequence genomic DNA contains:
- the LOC6507306 gene encoding anion exchange protein 3 isoform X8: MNSPRTNRTNVNAEEAAISIIDSVNSHIRTAWNPKRLSRKTVMQEADLNELRSHRSDDPRALRRHKIHHSSIKLRELPQITISPFTNKKPEVDHSPHEIFVQLDELTGVGEDREWKETARWIKYEEDVEEGSDRWGKPHVASLSFHSLLNLRRCLETGVVLLDLNEKDLPAVAYRVVEQMVIEDLIDINDKPSVMRSLLLRHRHVNEHQGVLPFTKRKYNSYTSLQQLIPKSFLWMGAESSQQQQQQHQQLQQQFQQQQQSRNLAKARRSICVTSSAPPTAAMLNLATATAAAAAIDHRRHSTMSYLGNLSGTDDKKIKIMPASEIGGSKRSNELKIDMKDDLYSSSQEDLKKLQNDTILKRIPAGAEATTVLVGAVEFLEQPTIAFVRLSEGVLMPTLTEVPVPVRFMFVLLGPRNFDLDYHEVGRSISTLMANEHFHAIAYKADDRKDLLSAINEFLDDSIVLPPGNWDRHDLLPFEELKAKKDWIRTRKIKALQVKRDSEMIKIGKDEEKALLEKQTLGAIGMGAGGDGGGGGGDGGSDDEDGRKKKRPSPLEKTHRLWGGLRNDLKRRMPMYKSDILDGLNTETLAATIFMYFACLSTAITFGGLVSAKTDSWIGISETLISCSLVGIIFHCLSCQPLVIIGTTGPLLLFDEALMVFCTNNNFDFLSLRVYVGCWLIVIALFVSAFEGSVYVRLLTRFTQEIFSALITLIYIVETMMKLVSIYEQNPLLPDYNLPPPTLVGHDVNGTSHVNATESVLNATTTSMPMGPPALPKNQPNTALFCTILTLATFVVAYYLKLFRNSHFLGRNARRALGDFGVPISIAIFVLVDYLVPAVYTEKLVVPEGLSPSDPSKRGWYIGFNATSTWIPFACIVPALLVYILIFMESQISELIVDKPDRGLKKGSGLHWDIVLLCLLNCACGLFGMPWHCAATVRSVTHVSSVTIMSRTHAPGESPRIVDVKEQRLSGFFVCLMIGLSVLMAPLLRLIPMAVLFGVFLYMGIASMSGVQFFERVRLYFMPVKHYPPTPYVKRVRPWKLHLFTTIQVLCLVLLWTVKSSRFSLAFPFFLIMMVPIRQQLNALYKPEEMQALDGSEAKNDEDEPDFYEQTNLPA; encoded by the exons ATGAACAGCCCACGGACCAATCGCACGAACGTAAACGCAGAAGAAG CCGCCATCAGTATTATAGACAGCGTAAATTCTCACATCAGGACAGCGTGGAACCCAAAAAGACTCTCGAGGAAAACGGTGATGCAG GAGGCTGATCTTAACGAGCTGAGATCACATCGTTCCGACGACCCGCGTGCCCTGAGACGCCACAAGATCCATCATTCATCCATCAAGCTACGCGAGTTGCCACAAATAACTATTTCGCCCTTCACCAACAAGAAGCCCGAAGTGGATCACAGTCCCCATGAG ATATTTGTACAACTGGATGAGCTCACCGGCGTGGGCGAGGATCGTGAGTGGAAGGAGACTGCCCGCTGGATCAAGTATGAGGAGGATGTCGAGGAGGGTTCCGATCGCTGGGGCAAGCCCCATGTTGCCTCTCTCTCCTTCCACTCGCTGCTCAATTTGCGTCGCTGCCTGGAAACGGGCGTTGTCCTGCTCGACCTCAACGAGAAGGATCTGCCCGCCGTGGCCTATCGTGTGGTGGAGCAG ATGGTGATCGAGGACCTGATCGACATCAATGACAAGCCCTCGGTGATGAGGTCGCTGCTCCTGCGCCATCGCCATGTCAACGAACACCAGGGTGTGCTGCCTTTCACCAAGAGAAAGTACAACAGCTATACCAGCCTTCAG caacttATACCCAAATCG TTTCTTTGGATGGGGGCGGAGTCCtcgcaacagcagcaacagcaacaccagcagttgcaacaacagttccagcagcaacagcaatccCGAAACCTGGCCAAGGCCAGACGGAGCATATGCGTCACCTCCAGTGCCCCGCCCACGGCAGCGATGTTGAACTTGGCCACTGCCACAGCCGCGGCGGCGGCCATCGACCATCGACGTCACTCCACGATGTCCTACCTGGGT AACCTGTCCGGCACGGATGACAAGAAGATCAAGATCATGCCGGCCAGTGAGATCGGTGGCAGCAAGCGCAGCAATGAGCTCAAGATCGACATGAAGGACGACTTGTATTCCTCGTCGCAGGAGGATCTCAAGAAGCTGCAGAACGACACCATACTCAAGAGGATTCCCGCCGGTGCTGAAGCCACCACAGTGTTG GTCGGTGCCGTGGAGTTCCTTGAGCAGCCCACCATTGCCTTCGTTCGTCTGTCGGAGGGTGTCCTGATGCCCACTCTGACCGAGGTCCCTGTCCCAGTGAGATTCATGTTTGTGCTGCTGGGTCCCCGGAACTTTGATCTGGACTACCATGAGGTGGGTCGCTCCATCTCCACCCTGATGGCCAACGAGCACTTCCACGCCATTGCCTACAAGGCCGACGATCGCAAGGATCTGCTCTCGGCCATTAATGAGTTCCTGGACGACTCGATTGTGCTGCCGCCGGGCAATTGGGATCGTCACGATCTGCTGCCCTTCGAGGAGCTGAAGGCCAAGAAGGACTGGATCCGGACGCGCAAGATCAAGGCCCTGCAGGTGAAGCGCGACAGCGAGATGATCAAGATCGGCAAGGACGAGGAGAAGGCGCTCCTGGAAAAGCAAACCCTGGGCGCCATTGGCATGGGAGCCGGTGGCgacggcggtggcggtggaggCGACGGTGGCTCGGATGACGAGGACGGGCGGAAAAAGAAGCGACCCAGTCCGTTGGAGAAGACCCACCGACTGTGGGGTGGCCTTAGGAACGATCTTAAGCGGCGGATGCCCATGTACAAGAGCGATATCCTGGACGGCCTCAACACGGAGACCCTGGCGGCCACCATCTTCATGTACTTCGCCTGCCTGTCGACGGCCATCACCTTTGGTGGCCTCGTTTCGGCGAAGACCGACAGCTGGATCGGCATCTCGGAGACACTGATCTCGTGCTCCCTGGTGGGCATCATCTTCCATTGCCTCTCCTGCCAGCCGCTGGTGATAATTGGCACCACGGGACCCCTGCTGCTCTTCGACGAGGCTCTGATGGTCTTCTGCACCAACAACAACTTCGACTTCCTGTCCCTGAGAGTCTATGTGGGATGTTGGCTGATCGTCATAGCCCTGTTTGTGTCCGCCTTCGAGGGCAGTGTCTACGTTCGACTGCTGACCAGATTCACCCAGGAGATCTTCTCGGCGCTGATCACACTCATCTACATCGTAGAGACCATGATGAAGCTGGTGTCCATCTACGAGCAGAATCCCCTGCTGCCGGACTACAATCTTCCGCCACCGACGCTAGTGGGTCATGATGTCAATGGTACTTCTCATGTCAATGCCACTGAGAGTGTCCTGAACGCCACCACAACGTCCATGCCCATGGGTCCTCCTGCCCTGCCCAAGAACCAACCCAATACCGCTCTCTTCTGCACCATCCTGACACTGGCCACGTTTGTGGTGGCCTACTACCTGAAACTCTTCCGCAACTCCCACTTCCTGGGACGCAATGCCCGTCGTGCTCTTGGAGACTTCGGCGTGCCCATTTCCATTGCCATCTTTGTGCTGGTGGACTACCTGGTGCCGGCTGTCTACACCGAGAAGCTGGTGGTGCCCGAAGGTCTGTCGCCCAGTGATCCCTCCAAGCGTGGCTGGTACATCGGCTTCAatgccacctccacctggattcCTTTCGCTTGCATTGTGCCCGCCCTGCTCGTCTACATCCTGATCTTCATGGAGTCCCAGATCTCGGAGTTGATTGTGGACAAGCCAGATCGTGGCCTAAAGAAGGGCTCTGGTCTCCACTGGGACATTGTTCTGCTCTGCCTCCTCAACTGTGCCTGTGGGTTGTTTGGCATGCCCTGGCATTGTGCGGCCACGGTGCGTTCCGTGACACATGTCTCTTCGGTTACCATTATGTCGCG CACACATGCTCCTGGTGAGTCGCCGAGGATCGTGGATGTGAAGGAGCAACGCCTGTCTGGTTTCTTTGTATGTCTCATGATCGGACTGTCTGTCCTGATGGCTCCGCTCCTGCGTCTGATTCCCATGGCAGTGCTTTTCGGCGTGTTTCTTTACATGGGTATAGCCTCCATGAGTGGTGTGCAGTTCTTTGAAAG AGTAAGACTATACTTCATGCCCGTTAAGCACTATCCACCAACGCCCTACGTGAAACGTGTGCGTCCCTGGAAGCTGCACCTGTTCACCACCATCCAGGTGCTGTGCCTGGTCCTACTTTGGACTGTGAAGTCTTCGAGGTTCTCCCTTGCCTTCCCCTTTTTCCTGATCATGATGGTGCCAATCAGACAACAATTAAATGCCCTCTACAAGCCCGAAGAAATGCAAGCG TTGGATGGAAGCGAGGCCAAGAACGACGAAGACGAGCCGGACTTCTACGAACAAACCAACTTACCAGCCTAG
- the LOC6507306 gene encoding anion exchange protein 3 isoform X5 — translation MEKVFAGNNARKEKFDVTTFQDNTQLPIGSRKKNSIRTNDLNIEEDSEYESQTEPLNNAQNYDDIPEDCPLVSERAGHGDHSDNSADEKRVQFGDKKKLVVTPPSLSYDEQPTDQSHERKRRRSRHQYYRQRKFSHQDSVEPKKTLEENGDAGARRISVQPEDTALETNGQMPTKQEADLNELRSHRSDDPRALRRHKIHHSSIKLRELPQITISPFTNKKPEVDHSPHEIFVQLDELTGVGEDREWKETARWIKYEEDVEEGSDRWGKPHVASLSFHSLLNLRRCLETGVVLLDLNEKDLPAVAYRVVEQMVIEDLIDINDKPSVMRSLLLRHRHVNEHQGVLPFTKRKYNSYTSLQQLIPKSFLWMGAESSQQQQQQHQQLQQQFQQQQQSRNLAKARRSICVTSSAPPTAAMLNLATATAAAAAIDHRRHSTMSYLGNLSGTDDKKIKIMPASEIGGSKRSNELKIDMKDDLYSSSQEDLKKLQNDTILKRIPAGAEATTVLVGAVEFLEQPTIAFVRLSEGVLMPTLTEVPVPVRFMFVLLGPRNFDLDYHEVGRSISTLMANEHFHAIAYKADDRKDLLSAINEFLDDSIVLPPGNWDRHDLLPFEELKAKKDWIRTRKIKALQVKRDSEMIKIGKDEEKALLEKQTLGAIGMGAGGDGGGGGGDGGSDDEDGRKKKRPSPLEKTHRLWGGLRNDLKRRMPMYKSDILDGLNTETLAATIFMYFACLSTAITFGGLVSAKTDSWIGISETLISCSLVGIIFHCLSCQPLVIIGTTGPLLLFDEALMVFCTNNNFDFLSLRVYVGCWLIVIALFVSAFEGSVYVRLLTRFTQEIFSALITLIYIVETMMKLVSIYEQNPLLPDYNLPPPTLVGHDVNGTSHVNATESVLNATTTSMPMGPPALPKNQPNTALFCTILTLATFVVAYYLKLFRNSHFLGRNARRALGDFGVPISIAIFVLVDYLVPAVYTEKLVVPEGLSPSDPSKRGWYIGFNATSTWIPFACIVPALLVYILIFMESQISELIVDKPDRGLKKGSGLHWDIVLLCLLNCACGLFGMPWHCAATVRSVTHVSSVTIMSRTHAPGESPRIVDVKEQRLSGFFVCLMIGLSVLMAPLLRLIPMAVLFGVFLYMGIASMSGVQFFERVRLYFMPVKHYPPTPYVKRVRPWKLHLFTTIQVLCLVLLWTVKSSRFSLAFPFFLIMMVPIRQQLNALYKPEEMQALDGSEAKNDEDEPDFYEQTNLPA, via the exons ATGGAAAAGGTGTTTGCCGGCAACAATGCGCGCAAGGAGAAGTTCGATGTAACCACTTTCCAGGACAACACCCAGTTACCTATAGGATCCCGAAAGAAGAATAGCA TTCGCACAAACGATCTAAATATCGAGGAAGACTCGGAGTACGAGAGCCAAACGGAGCCCCTAAACAATGCACAAAACTACGATGACATCCCGGAGGACTGTCCACTAGTCTCCGAGCGAGCCGGACACGGTGACCACTCGGACAACTCGGCGGACGAGAAGCGGGTCCAGTTTGGCGACAAGAAGAAGCTAGTCGTCACCCCGCCCAGCCTGAGCTACGATGAACAGCCCACGGACCAATCGCACGAACGTAAACGCAGAAGAAG CCGCCATCAGTATTATAGACAGCGTAAATTCTCACATCAGGACAGCGTGGAACCCAAAAAGACTCTCGAGGAAAACGGTGATGCAGGTGCGCGTCGCATCTCTGTGCAGCCTGAGGACACGGCATTGGAG ACAAATGGCCAAATGCCGACTAAACAG GAGGCTGATCTTAACGAGCTGAGATCACATCGTTCCGACGACCCGCGTGCCCTGAGACGCCACAAGATCCATCATTCATCCATCAAGCTACGCGAGTTGCCACAAATAACTATTTCGCCCTTCACCAACAAGAAGCCCGAAGTGGATCACAGTCCCCATGAG ATATTTGTACAACTGGATGAGCTCACCGGCGTGGGCGAGGATCGTGAGTGGAAGGAGACTGCCCGCTGGATCAAGTATGAGGAGGATGTCGAGGAGGGTTCCGATCGCTGGGGCAAGCCCCATGTTGCCTCTCTCTCCTTCCACTCGCTGCTCAATTTGCGTCGCTGCCTGGAAACGGGCGTTGTCCTGCTCGACCTCAACGAGAAGGATCTGCCCGCCGTGGCCTATCGTGTGGTGGAGCAG ATGGTGATCGAGGACCTGATCGACATCAATGACAAGCCCTCGGTGATGAGGTCGCTGCTCCTGCGCCATCGCCATGTCAACGAACACCAGGGTGTGCTGCCTTTCACCAAGAGAAAGTACAACAGCTATACCAGCCTTCAG caacttATACCCAAATCG TTTCTTTGGATGGGGGCGGAGTCCtcgcaacagcagcaacagcaacaccagcagttgcaacaacagttccagcagcaacagcaatccCGAAACCTGGCCAAGGCCAGACGGAGCATATGCGTCACCTCCAGTGCCCCGCCCACGGCAGCGATGTTGAACTTGGCCACTGCCACAGCCGCGGCGGCGGCCATCGACCATCGACGTCACTCCACGATGTCCTACCTGGGT AACCTGTCCGGCACGGATGACAAGAAGATCAAGATCATGCCGGCCAGTGAGATCGGTGGCAGCAAGCGCAGCAATGAGCTCAAGATCGACATGAAGGACGACTTGTATTCCTCGTCGCAGGAGGATCTCAAGAAGCTGCAGAACGACACCATACTCAAGAGGATTCCCGCCGGTGCTGAAGCCACCACAGTGTTG GTCGGTGCCGTGGAGTTCCTTGAGCAGCCCACCATTGCCTTCGTTCGTCTGTCGGAGGGTGTCCTGATGCCCACTCTGACCGAGGTCCCTGTCCCAGTGAGATTCATGTTTGTGCTGCTGGGTCCCCGGAACTTTGATCTGGACTACCATGAGGTGGGTCGCTCCATCTCCACCCTGATGGCCAACGAGCACTTCCACGCCATTGCCTACAAGGCCGACGATCGCAAGGATCTGCTCTCGGCCATTAATGAGTTCCTGGACGACTCGATTGTGCTGCCGCCGGGCAATTGGGATCGTCACGATCTGCTGCCCTTCGAGGAGCTGAAGGCCAAGAAGGACTGGATCCGGACGCGCAAGATCAAGGCCCTGCAGGTGAAGCGCGACAGCGAGATGATCAAGATCGGCAAGGACGAGGAGAAGGCGCTCCTGGAAAAGCAAACCCTGGGCGCCATTGGCATGGGAGCCGGTGGCgacggcggtggcggtggaggCGACGGTGGCTCGGATGACGAGGACGGGCGGAAAAAGAAGCGACCCAGTCCGTTGGAGAAGACCCACCGACTGTGGGGTGGCCTTAGGAACGATCTTAAGCGGCGGATGCCCATGTACAAGAGCGATATCCTGGACGGCCTCAACACGGAGACCCTGGCGGCCACCATCTTCATGTACTTCGCCTGCCTGTCGACGGCCATCACCTTTGGTGGCCTCGTTTCGGCGAAGACCGACAGCTGGATCGGCATCTCGGAGACACTGATCTCGTGCTCCCTGGTGGGCATCATCTTCCATTGCCTCTCCTGCCAGCCGCTGGTGATAATTGGCACCACGGGACCCCTGCTGCTCTTCGACGAGGCTCTGATGGTCTTCTGCACCAACAACAACTTCGACTTCCTGTCCCTGAGAGTCTATGTGGGATGTTGGCTGATCGTCATAGCCCTGTTTGTGTCCGCCTTCGAGGGCAGTGTCTACGTTCGACTGCTGACCAGATTCACCCAGGAGATCTTCTCGGCGCTGATCACACTCATCTACATCGTAGAGACCATGATGAAGCTGGTGTCCATCTACGAGCAGAATCCCCTGCTGCCGGACTACAATCTTCCGCCACCGACGCTAGTGGGTCATGATGTCAATGGTACTTCTCATGTCAATGCCACTGAGAGTGTCCTGAACGCCACCACAACGTCCATGCCCATGGGTCCTCCTGCCCTGCCCAAGAACCAACCCAATACCGCTCTCTTCTGCACCATCCTGACACTGGCCACGTTTGTGGTGGCCTACTACCTGAAACTCTTCCGCAACTCCCACTTCCTGGGACGCAATGCCCGTCGTGCTCTTGGAGACTTCGGCGTGCCCATTTCCATTGCCATCTTTGTGCTGGTGGACTACCTGGTGCCGGCTGTCTACACCGAGAAGCTGGTGGTGCCCGAAGGTCTGTCGCCCAGTGATCCCTCCAAGCGTGGCTGGTACATCGGCTTCAatgccacctccacctggattcCTTTCGCTTGCATTGTGCCCGCCCTGCTCGTCTACATCCTGATCTTCATGGAGTCCCAGATCTCGGAGTTGATTGTGGACAAGCCAGATCGTGGCCTAAAGAAGGGCTCTGGTCTCCACTGGGACATTGTTCTGCTCTGCCTCCTCAACTGTGCCTGTGGGTTGTTTGGCATGCCCTGGCATTGTGCGGCCACGGTGCGTTCCGTGACACATGTCTCTTCGGTTACCATTATGTCGCG CACACATGCTCCTGGTGAGTCGCCGAGGATCGTGGATGTGAAGGAGCAACGCCTGTCTGGTTTCTTTGTATGTCTCATGATCGGACTGTCTGTCCTGATGGCTCCGCTCCTGCGTCTGATTCCCATGGCAGTGCTTTTCGGCGTGTTTCTTTACATGGGTATAGCCTCCATGAGTGGTGTGCAGTTCTTTGAAAG AGTAAGACTATACTTCATGCCCGTTAAGCACTATCCACCAACGCCCTACGTGAAACGTGTGCGTCCCTGGAAGCTGCACCTGTTCACCACCATCCAGGTGCTGTGCCTGGTCCTACTTTGGACTGTGAAGTCTTCGAGGTTCTCCCTTGCCTTCCCCTTTTTCCTGATCATGATGGTGCCAATCAGACAACAATTAAATGCCCTCTACAAGCCCGAAGAAATGCAAGCG TTGGATGGAAGCGAGGCCAAGAACGACGAAGACGAGCCGGACTTCTACGAACAAACCAACTTACCAGCCTAG
- the LOC6507306 gene encoding anion exchange protein 3 isoform X4, giving the protein MSFSSASGRENNVRKLSFLGFNTKKKSGNEDPDEVLLDSEMEKVFAGNNARKEKFDVTTFQDNTQLPIGSRKKNSIRTNDLNIEEDSEYESQTEPLNNAQNYDDIPEDCPLVSERAGHGDHSDNSADEKRVQFGDKKKLVVTPPSLSYDEQPTDQSHERKRRRSRHQYYRQRKFSHQDSVEPKKTLEENGDAGARRISVQPEDTALEEADLNELRSHRSDDPRALRRHKIHHSSIKLRELPQITISPFTNKKPEVDHSPHEIFVQLDELTGVGEDREWKETARWIKYEEDVEEGSDRWGKPHVASLSFHSLLNLRRCLETGVVLLDLNEKDLPAVAYRVVEQMVIEDLIDINDKPSVMRSLLLRHRHVNEHQGVLPFTKRKYNSYTSLQFLWMGAESSQQQQQQHQQLQQQFQQQQQSRNLAKARRSICVTSSAPPTAAMLNLATATAAAAAIDHRRHSTMSYLGNLSGTDDKKIKIMPASEIGGSKRSNELKIDMKDDLYSSSQEDLKKLQNDTILKRIPAGAEATTVLVGAVEFLEQPTIAFVRLSEGVLMPTLTEVPVPVRFMFVLLGPRNFDLDYHEVGRSISTLMANEHFHAIAYKADDRKDLLSAINEFLDDSIVLPPGNWDRHDLLPFEELKAKKDWIRTRKIKALQVKRDSEMIKIGKDEEKALLEKQTLGAIGMGAGGDGGGGGGDGGSDDEDGRKKKRPSPLEKTHRLWGGLRNDLKRRMPMYKSDILDGLNTETLAATIFMYFACLSTAITFGGLVSAKTDSWIGISETLISCSLVGIIFHCLSCQPLVIIGTTGPLLLFDEALMVFCTNNNFDFLSLRVYVGCWLIVIALFVSAFEGSVYVRLLTRFTQEIFSALITLIYIVETMMKLVSIYEQNPLLPDYNLPPPTLVGHDVNGTSHVNATESVLNATTTSMPMGPPALPKNQPNTALFCTILTLATFVVAYYLKLFRNSHFLGRNARRALGDFGVPISIAIFVLVDYLVPAVYTEKLVVPEGLSPSDPSKRGWYIGFNATSTWIPFACIVPALLVYILIFMESQISELIVDKPDRGLKKGSGLHWDIVLLCLLNCACGLFGMPWHCAATVRSVTHVSSVTIMSRTHAPGESPRIVDVKEQRLSGFFVCLMIGLSVLMAPLLRLIPMAVLFGVFLYMGIASMSGVQFFERVRLYFMPVKHYPPTPYVKRVRPWKLHLFTTIQVLCLVLLWTVKSSRFSLAFPFFLIMMVPIRQQLNALYKPEEMQALDGSEAKNDEDEPDFYEQTNLPA; this is encoded by the exons ATGAGCTTCAGTTCGGCCAGCGGCAGGGAGAACAATGTCCGCAAACTCTCCTTCCTCGGCTTCAATACCAAAAAGAAG TCCGGCAATGAGGATCCCGACGAGGTGCTGCTGGACTCGGAAATGGAAAAGGTGTTTGCCGGCAACAATGCGCGCAAGGAGAAGTTCGATGTAACCACTTTCCAGGACAACACCCAGTTACCTATAGGATCCCGAAAGAAGAATAGCA TTCGCACAAACGATCTAAATATCGAGGAAGACTCGGAGTACGAGAGCCAAACGGAGCCCCTAAACAATGCACAAAACTACGATGACATCCCGGAGGACTGTCCACTAGTCTCCGAGCGAGCCGGACACGGTGACCACTCGGACAACTCGGCGGACGAGAAGCGGGTCCAGTTTGGCGACAAGAAGAAGCTAGTCGTCACCCCGCCCAGCCTGAGCTACGATGAACAGCCCACGGACCAATCGCACGAACGTAAACGCAGAAGAAG CCGCCATCAGTATTATAGACAGCGTAAATTCTCACATCAGGACAGCGTGGAACCCAAAAAGACTCTCGAGGAAAACGGTGATGCAGGTGCGCGTCGCATCTCTGTGCAGCCTGAGGACACGGCATTGGAG GAGGCTGATCTTAACGAGCTGAGATCACATCGTTCCGACGACCCGCGTGCCCTGAGACGCCACAAGATCCATCATTCATCCATCAAGCTACGCGAGTTGCCACAAATAACTATTTCGCCCTTCACCAACAAGAAGCCCGAAGTGGATCACAGTCCCCATGAG ATATTTGTACAACTGGATGAGCTCACCGGCGTGGGCGAGGATCGTGAGTGGAAGGAGACTGCCCGCTGGATCAAGTATGAGGAGGATGTCGAGGAGGGTTCCGATCGCTGGGGCAAGCCCCATGTTGCCTCTCTCTCCTTCCACTCGCTGCTCAATTTGCGTCGCTGCCTGGAAACGGGCGTTGTCCTGCTCGACCTCAACGAGAAGGATCTGCCCGCCGTGGCCTATCGTGTGGTGGAGCAG ATGGTGATCGAGGACCTGATCGACATCAATGACAAGCCCTCGGTGATGAGGTCGCTGCTCCTGCGCCATCGCCATGTCAACGAACACCAGGGTGTGCTGCCTTTCACCAAGAGAAAGTACAACAGCTATACCAGCCTTCAG TTTCTTTGGATGGGGGCGGAGTCCtcgcaacagcagcaacagcaacaccagcagttgcaacaacagttccagcagcaacagcaatccCGAAACCTGGCCAAGGCCAGACGGAGCATATGCGTCACCTCCAGTGCCCCGCCCACGGCAGCGATGTTGAACTTGGCCACTGCCACAGCCGCGGCGGCGGCCATCGACCATCGACGTCACTCCACGATGTCCTACCTGGGT AACCTGTCCGGCACGGATGACAAGAAGATCAAGATCATGCCGGCCAGTGAGATCGGTGGCAGCAAGCGCAGCAATGAGCTCAAGATCGACATGAAGGACGACTTGTATTCCTCGTCGCAGGAGGATCTCAAGAAGCTGCAGAACGACACCATACTCAAGAGGATTCCCGCCGGTGCTGAAGCCACCACAGTGTTG GTCGGTGCCGTGGAGTTCCTTGAGCAGCCCACCATTGCCTTCGTTCGTCTGTCGGAGGGTGTCCTGATGCCCACTCTGACCGAGGTCCCTGTCCCAGTGAGATTCATGTTTGTGCTGCTGGGTCCCCGGAACTTTGATCTGGACTACCATGAGGTGGGTCGCTCCATCTCCACCCTGATGGCCAACGAGCACTTCCACGCCATTGCCTACAAGGCCGACGATCGCAAGGATCTGCTCTCGGCCATTAATGAGTTCCTGGACGACTCGATTGTGCTGCCGCCGGGCAATTGGGATCGTCACGATCTGCTGCCCTTCGAGGAGCTGAAGGCCAAGAAGGACTGGATCCGGACGCGCAAGATCAAGGCCCTGCAGGTGAAGCGCGACAGCGAGATGATCAAGATCGGCAAGGACGAGGAGAAGGCGCTCCTGGAAAAGCAAACCCTGGGCGCCATTGGCATGGGAGCCGGTGGCgacggcggtggcggtggaggCGACGGTGGCTCGGATGACGAGGACGGGCGGAAAAAGAAGCGACCCAGTCCGTTGGAGAAGACCCACCGACTGTGGGGTGGCCTTAGGAACGATCTTAAGCGGCGGATGCCCATGTACAAGAGCGATATCCTGGACGGCCTCAACACGGAGACCCTGGCGGCCACCATCTTCATGTACTTCGCCTGCCTGTCGACGGCCATCACCTTTGGTGGCCTCGTTTCGGCGAAGACCGACAGCTGGATCGGCATCTCGGAGACACTGATCTCGTGCTCCCTGGTGGGCATCATCTTCCATTGCCTCTCCTGCCAGCCGCTGGTGATAATTGGCACCACGGGACCCCTGCTGCTCTTCGACGAGGCTCTGATGGTCTTCTGCACCAACAACAACTTCGACTTCCTGTCCCTGAGAGTCTATGTGGGATGTTGGCTGATCGTCATAGCCCTGTTTGTGTCCGCCTTCGAGGGCAGTGTCTACGTTCGACTGCTGACCAGATTCACCCAGGAGATCTTCTCGGCGCTGATCACACTCATCTACATCGTAGAGACCATGATGAAGCTGGTGTCCATCTACGAGCAGAATCCCCTGCTGCCGGACTACAATCTTCCGCCACCGACGCTAGTGGGTCATGATGTCAATGGTACTTCTCATGTCAATGCCACTGAGAGTGTCCTGAACGCCACCACAACGTCCATGCCCATGGGTCCTCCTGCCCTGCCCAAGAACCAACCCAATACCGCTCTCTTCTGCACCATCCTGACACTGGCCACGTTTGTGGTGGCCTACTACCTGAAACTCTTCCGCAACTCCCACTTCCTGGGACGCAATGCCCGTCGTGCTCTTGGAGACTTCGGCGTGCCCATTTCCATTGCCATCTTTGTGCTGGTGGACTACCTGGTGCCGGCTGTCTACACCGAGAAGCTGGTGGTGCCCGAAGGTCTGTCGCCCAGTGATCCCTCCAAGCGTGGCTGGTACATCGGCTTCAatgccacctccacctggattcCTTTCGCTTGCATTGTGCCCGCCCTGCTCGTCTACATCCTGATCTTCATGGAGTCCCAGATCTCGGAGTTGATTGTGGACAAGCCAGATCGTGGCCTAAAGAAGGGCTCTGGTCTCCACTGGGACATTGTTCTGCTCTGCCTCCTCAACTGTGCCTGTGGGTTGTTTGGCATGCCCTGGCATTGTGCGGCCACGGTGCGTTCCGTGACACATGTCTCTTCGGTTACCATTATGTCGCG CACACATGCTCCTGGTGAGTCGCCGAGGATCGTGGATGTGAAGGAGCAACGCCTGTCTGGTTTCTTTGTATGTCTCATGATCGGACTGTCTGTCCTGATGGCTCCGCTCCTGCGTCTGATTCCCATGGCAGTGCTTTTCGGCGTGTTTCTTTACATGGGTATAGCCTCCATGAGTGGTGTGCAGTTCTTTGAAAG AGTAAGACTATACTTCATGCCCGTTAAGCACTATCCACCAACGCCCTACGTGAAACGTGTGCGTCCCTGGAAGCTGCACCTGTTCACCACCATCCAGGTGCTGTGCCTGGTCCTACTTTGGACTGTGAAGTCTTCGAGGTTCTCCCTTGCCTTCCCCTTTTTCCTGATCATGATGGTGCCAATCAGACAACAATTAAATGCCCTCTACAAGCCCGAAGAAATGCAAGCG TTGGATGGAAGCGAGGCCAAGAACGACGAAGACGAGCCGGACTTCTACGAACAAACCAACTTACCAGCCTAG